From the genome of uncultured Bacteroides sp.:
AAGAGGAAGAGAATCTGGGCAATTCAGAAAGGTTAAAGCTTGATACGTCCATTGATAGCAAACTGATTGTACCTAAAAATAACGGACTTAGAATTACCGGAACATTTCTTGATGAAATTTCGCACGATATTCCTCACCAGAATTGGGGAGAAAAAGAATGGGATCTGGATTTTCGCTATATGAAGAGCATGGGTATAGATACTGTTATCTTGATTCGCTCTGGCTACCGCAAGTTCGTGACTTATCCTTCTGAATATTTGCTTAAGAAAAAAGGATGCTATATGCCTTCTGTCGATTTGCTTGATATGTTTCTCAGACTGGCAGATAAATATGGTATGAAGTTCTACTTCGGACTTTACGATTCCGGACGTTACTGGGATACCGGTGATATGTCATGGGAAGTAGAAGATAATAAATATGTTATCGATGAAGTGTGGAAAAAGTATGGTTCTAAATACAAAAGTTTTGGAGGATGGTATATTAGCGGGGAAATCAGTCGCGCTACGAAAGGTGCCATAGGTGCTTTCCATGATATGGGCAAGCAATGCAAAGATGTTTCGGGCGGACTGCCTACATTTATTTCACCATGGATTGATGGAAAGAAAGCCGTGCAGGCAAGCGGATCGGGATTAAGTAAATCGGATGCCGTATCTGTTCAGCAACATGAAAAGGAGTGGAATGAAATATTCGACGGTATCCACGATGTTGTTGATGCTTGTGCTTTTCAAGATGGGCATATTGATTATGATGAACTCGATGCTTTTTTCTCTGTAAATAAGAAACTGGCGGATAAGTACAATATGGAATGTTGGACAAATGCCGAGTCTTTTGATCGTGACATGCCAATTAAATTTTTCCCTATAAAATTTGATAAACTTCGTTTGAAGCTCGAAGCTGCCGAACGTGCCGGATATGATAAAGGCATTACTTTCGAATTTTCTCACTTTATGAGTCCGCAATCGGCATATGCGCAGGCCGGACACCTATATGACCGTTATAAAGAATACTTTGGAATAAAATAGAAACACGATGAAATCTACAGTTAATATTGGTTATGTTATATTTCTGTCGGTTGTAGCCGCTTTAGGAGGATTCCTTTTCGGCTACGATACGGCAGTGATCTCTGGCACTATTGCACAGGTAACCTCTCTTTTCTCTCTCGATTCCATTCAGCAAGGATGGTTCGTAGGTTGTGCATTGGTTGGTTCAATCATTGGTGTTATGTGTGCCGGAGTATTAAGCGATCATTTTGGCAGAAAGAAAACCATGATTCTTTCAGCAATTCTTTTCACAGTATCGGGTGTTGGTTGTGCTATTTCCGCTTCATTCGATCAGTTGGTGCTTTATCGTATAATTGGTGGTGTAGGTATTGGTGTTGTATCAATCATTTCTCCGCTTTATATTTCAGAGGTTTCAGTATCTAAATACAGAGGTCAGCTAGTTTCTCTTTATCAATTGGCCGTAACTGTAGGTTTTCTGGGAGCTTACTTAGTAAATTATTGGTTACTTCAGTATTCGTTGAATGGAGCAGCAAATTTGGGCAATGCAACTTTACTCAAGATTTTCCATACAGAAGCTTGGAGAGGAATGCTTGGAATGGAATCTCTTCCGGCTTTTATATTTTTTATTATTATTTTCTTTATACCCGAGAGTCCGCGTTGGTTGATTCTGAAAAAGAAAGAATCGATAGCTCAGCACATATTACTACGTATTTACGGGAATGATAATGATGTAAATTTCGAACTTAATGCAACCAGACAAGCTGCTCAGTCGGAAACTAAATCTGAATGGAAATTTATTTTAAAACCCGGGATATTCAAAGCTGTGTTAATTGGTGTTGCAATTGCAATTCTTGGACAATTCATGGGAGTAAATGCTGTACTTTATTATGGACCAACAATATTTGAGAGCAGCGGATTATCCAACGGCGACTCTTTGTTCTATCAGGTTTTGGTAGGATTAGTAAATATGCTGACGACTGTTCTTGCAATGATGATTATTGATAGGGTGGGACGTAAGAAACTTGTTTACTACGGCGTGTCTGGCATGATTTTTACCTTGATTCTTATAGCCTTTTATTTCATCAAAGGAGAAGAGTTTGGAATTCCGAATGTATTCCTGCTTGTATGTTTCCTTCTATATATTTTCTGTTGTGCAGTTTCAATTTGTGCAGTAATCTGGGTGTTACTTTCCGAAATGTATCCAATTAAAGTCCGCGGGCTGGCAATGTCTATAGCTGGATTCTCTTTATGGATCGGAACTTATCTTATCGGTCAGCTTACACCCTGGATGCTAGAAAATCTCACTCCGGCCGGAACTTTTATTCTATTTGCCGTGATGTGTGTGCCTTACATGTTAATCATTTGGAGACTTGTCCCGGAAACGACCGGGAAATCCCTGGAAGAGATTGAAAAAATGTGGGATAAGTAAGATCATATTATAAGTTATATTTTTATTTGAGTGTACACTTAAATAAGAAATACTCTACACCTTTTATATTAAAGGACTACACTTAAAATTAAAAAGGAGTAGGTCTAATTTTGAAGATTAACTGAATAATTACCTTAAATATAGAATAAAAGAACCTTAAAAAATAATATTATGGACTTTAAACGTTTGGCAAAACAATACAAAGATGAACTCTTAAACAGTGTTCTTCCTTTTTGGCTTGAGAACTCACAAGATAAAGAGTTTGGAGGTTATTTTACTTGCTTGGAAAGAGATGGCTCTGTCTTTGATACCGATAAGTTTATATGGCTTCAGGGACGTGAAGTCTGGATGTTTTCAATGCTTTATAATAAAGTAGAGAAAAAGCAAGAATGGCTTGATTGTGCTATTCAGGGTGGAGAGTTTTTGAAGAAATACGGTCATGATGGTAATTATAATTGGTATTTTTCACTCGACAGAGAAGGAAATCCTTTAATTGAACCATATAATATATTCTCTTATACATTTGCAACAATGGCTTTTGGACAACTAAGTTTGGCCACCGGAAACCAGGAATATGCCGAAATTGCAAAAAAAACATTTCAAATAATACTTTCTAAAGTAGACAATCCCAAAGGTAAATGGAATAAAGTTTATCCCGGCACCCGCGATTTGAAGAATTTTGCTTTACCAATGATTCTTTGCAATCTGGCATTAGAGATAGAGCCATTACTGGATAAAGACTTTTTAAATAATACCATCGAAACATGTATTCACGAAGTGATGGATGTTTTCTACCGTCCGGAGTTAGGAGGTATAATTATAGAAAATGTAACAACAGACGGAAAACTATCCGACACTTTTGATGGAAGATTAGTAAATCCCGGACATTCCATCGAAGCAATGTGGTTTATCATGGACTTAGGGAAGCGCCTTAATCGCCCCGACCTCATCGAAAAAGCAAAAAATACAACCCTTACTATGGTTAACTATGGATGGGATAAAGAGCATGGAGGTATTTTCTACTATAAAGATCGTCTGGGGTATCCAACTCAACAACTTGAATGGGATCAGAAACTATGGTGGGTGCACATTGAATCCATGATTTCTTTACTTAAAGGTTACCAACTTACCGGATCGAAAGAATGTTTGGAGTGGTTTGAAAAGATTCATGATTATGTATGGACACACTTTAAAGATCCCGAATATCCGGAATGGTATGGCTATCTTAACCGCAGGGGAGAAGTTCTCCTTTCTCTTAAAGGTGGAAAATGGAAAGGCTGCTTTCATGTTCCACGCGGACTTTATCAATGCTGGCAGGTATTGGAACAATTAGAATAAGAAATAACTTAATATAAATCTGATAAAAACACAATTCAATCTTAAATCATTATTATGAATCAACGCAGAAATTTCTTGAAAGGAGTATTGGCAGCATCATCTTTACTGGCTGCTCAAAAGCTTTTTGCTTCAGGCAAAATCATTGATTCTGCTCAAAAAGCTTTTGATACAACTACAAAGGATTCTTTTGTTACCCCAAATGCAATGAAGGGTATGCCTATACGTGCTACCTTCCTGGATGAAATAAGCTGGGATATTCCCCACCAAAACTGGGGAGTAAAAGATTGGGATAAAGACTTCCTTGCAATGAAAAAGATAGGAATCAATACAGTTGTGATGATCCGTTCCGGTTTGGCTCGCTGGATTGCGGCTCCTTTTGATTCCATTCTTAAAAGTGAAGACGTTTATTATCCGCCAGTCGATCTTGTTGAGATGTTCCTTACTTTGGCAGATAAGTATGGCATGGCTTTTTATTTTGGGATGTACGATTCCGGTAAATATTGGATCGAAGGTCAGTTCCAGAAAGAAATAGACCTTAATATGAATCTTATAGATGAAGTATGGAAGAAGTATGGTCATCATAAATCTTTCCAGGGATGGTATCTTTCACAGGAAATCAGCCGGCGAACTAAGAATATGTCTAAAATCTACGCTCAGGTAGGTAAGCATGCTAAAGATGTCTCAGGTAATCTTACAACACTTGTTTCACCCTATATCCATGGAGTTAAAACAGATCAGGTAATGAGTGGAGACAAAGCTCTTACTGTTAAACAACATGAAGAAGAATGGGACGAAATTCTGAGTAACGTGAAAGGAGCAGTAGATATTCTTGCTTTTCAGGATGGGCAGGTTGATTACCACGAATTATATGATTATTTGGTAGTCAACAAAAAGTTGGCAGATAAATACAACATGAAATGCTGGACAAATATCGAATCATTTGATAGAGATATGCCTATTCGTTTCCTTCCCATTAAGTGGGAAAAACTTTTGTTAAAACTAGAAGCTGCACGGAAAGCTGGTATGGAGAATGCAATTACATTTGAGTTTTCTCATTTTATGAGCCCAAATTCTACATATCTGCAGGCCGGACACTTGTACGAGCGTTATCGAGAACATTTTCTATTATAAAGAAATAAACTGAATTGAAGAGAAAACTTTATTTACCTTAAAATTTTTTAATATGAAAAGAAAAGTAAAATGGGGAGGGAGGCTGTTTGCTTCTTTCGTATGCTCGTTATTTTTGATGAGTATGCACGCTCAAGTGAGTGTTACCGGTACTGTCTCTGACTCGCAAAATGAACCATTAATTGGAGCTTCTGTTCTTGTAAAAGGAACTTCAAACGGAGCAATCACAGATGTTGATGGGAAATTTTTGTTGAAAGTCCCAAATTCAAATGCAACGTTGGTATTTACTTTCGTAGGCTATGATAAAAAAGAAGTAGCCTTAAATGGAAGAAGAACTTTAAATGTGGTTTTGCAGGAGAATTTAAAGACAATAGATGAGATTGTCGTTGTTGGATATGGAACACAGAAACGTGCAAGTGTAACAGGTGCCGTATCAACCATGTCTGATAAAGAAATGATGAAAGCTCCGGTAATGGGTATCACAAATGTGGTTGGTACTCGTGTGGCTGGTGTTACTATGTTGCAAACTTCCGGACAGCCGGGTAGCGATGCTGCTTCATTGCTGGTTCGCGGACAGAGTGCTACTTACATTGTAGATGGAGTTCAGCGAAGCTTTAACGAAATTGACCCTAACGAAATTGAATCTGTTTCAGTTTTGAAAGATGCAACGTCTGCAGCTGTTTATGGTTTGGATGCATCTGCTGTTGTAATTGTAACTACAAAGAAAGGAAAAGCTGAAAAGATGCGTATTAGCTATAATGGCTCATATGGTGTAAGTCAGAATGCAAATCAAATTGACTGGTTAGATGCTCCTGGTTATGCGTATTGGTACAATCAGGCTCGTATAATGGATGGAGATGAAGCTGTATTTACTTCAACTCAGGTGCAAAAGATGAAAGACGGAGTTGATGGTTGGGGAAATACCAACTGGTACAAAAAGGTATTTGATGTTGGTACCAATATGCATCATAATGTAAGTGCAACGGGTGGTAATGATAAAATTCATTTCTTTACTTCTATTGGCGCTTTTACTCAAAAAGGAAATGTTGATAAATACAACTATGATCGTTTAAACCTTCGTTCTAATGTTGACGCCAAGCTTAGTAATAGTCTAACATTTGAATTGGGCATCTCGGGTCGTGTGGAAATGCGCGACAGACCTCGTTATTCTGCTGATCCTGATGATTGGCATAATATACCTCAACAAGCTGTTCGTGCGTTACCTTATGTTCCAGAGAAAATGACTTATCAGGGAAAAGAATATTATACGGCTACTCCAACTGCATCTTCTCCTGTAAGTCCTATTGCTTCAATCAACGAATCTGGTTATTATAGAAGTAATAATTCGTATATTCAAACTAACTTTTCATTGAAATACGATGCTCCTTGGCTAAAAGGATTAAGCTTTAAGTTTATGGGTGCTTATGACGTCTCTTTCCAATTTATAAAGAGTTTGGCACTTCCATTTAAAACAATGTTAGTGTCTGCACCAAGTTCAACAACAGAAAGTTTGGCTTATGGTCTTTATACAGATAATTCAGGAAATACATCTTTAACAGAATCGGCATCACGTTCAACTAACGTGGTAACTCAATCAAGCGTTAATTTCGATAGAATTTTTGGCAAACATAAAATTAATGCTATTGCTGTAGCAGAAACTCGTAATAGTTTTGGTAATTCTCTTGGTGCTACAGGTTATGGACTTGATTTCGTAAACCTTGATGAACTTAGCAAAATCACAAATAAAACAGGTTCGGGAACCGAGAAAATACCTGTAGTAAGTGGAGGTAGCTCTCAATCTCGTGTTATTGGTTTTGTTGGTCGTGTAAATTATGAATTTAATGACAAATATTTGGCAGAAGTATCAGTTAGACGTGACGGTAGTTATTTGTTTAGCGGAATGAATGGTTCCCGTTGGGTAAATCTTCCTGCTGTTTCTCTTGGTTGGAGAATAAACAATGAAGATTGGTTTAATGCAGATTGGGTTGACAATTTAAAAGTTAGAGGTGGTATTGGTAAAACAGCAACTTCGGCAGTTAGTGCATATCAATATCTTGACCTGATGGGAGTATCTACAAGTCAGGTAGTCCTTGGAGGTGCTAGTCAGAGTATAGTCTATGCTTCAACTTTAGGTAATCCAAATTTGCATTGGGCAAAGTGTTTAACGTATAACTTT
Proteins encoded in this window:
- a CDS encoding DUF4434 domain-containing protein, giving the protein MNQRRNFLKGVLAASSLLAAQKLFASGKIIDSAQKAFDTTTKDSFVTPNAMKGMPIRATFLDEISWDIPHQNWGVKDWDKDFLAMKKIGINTVVMIRSGLARWIAAPFDSILKSEDVYYPPVDLVEMFLTLADKYGMAFYFGMYDSGKYWIEGQFQKEIDLNMNLIDEVWKKYGHHKSFQGWYLSQEISRRTKNMSKIYAQVGKHAKDVSGNLTTLVSPYIHGVKTDQVMSGDKALTVKQHEEEWDEILSNVKGAVDILAFQDGQVDYHELYDYLVVNKKLADKYNMKCWTNIESFDRDMPIRFLPIKWEKLLLKLEAARKAGMENAITFEFSHFMSPNSTYLQAGHLYERYREHFLL
- a CDS encoding sugar porter family MFS transporter, translated to MKSTVNIGYVIFLSVVAALGGFLFGYDTAVISGTIAQVTSLFSLDSIQQGWFVGCALVGSIIGVMCAGVLSDHFGRKKTMILSAILFTVSGVGCAISASFDQLVLYRIIGGVGIGVVSIISPLYISEVSVSKYRGQLVSLYQLAVTVGFLGAYLVNYWLLQYSLNGAANLGNATLLKIFHTEAWRGMLGMESLPAFIFFIIIFFIPESPRWLILKKKESIAQHILLRIYGNDNDVNFELNATRQAAQSETKSEWKFILKPGIFKAVLIGVAIAILGQFMGVNAVLYYGPTIFESSGLSNGDSLFYQVLVGLVNMLTTVLAMMIIDRVGRKKLVYYGVSGMIFTLILIAFYFIKGEEFGIPNVFLLVCFLLYIFCCAVSICAVIWVLLSEMYPIKVRGLAMSIAGFSLWIGTYLIGQLTPWMLENLTPAGTFILFAVMCVPYMLIIWRLVPETTGKSLEEIEKMWDK
- a CDS encoding DUF4434 domain-containing protein, translating into MEKERRNFLKKAALAGASAMVVPSLMSFKEEENLGNSERLKLDTSIDSKLIVPKNNGLRITGTFLDEISHDIPHQNWGEKEWDLDFRYMKSMGIDTVILIRSGYRKFVTYPSEYLLKKKGCYMPSVDLLDMFLRLADKYGMKFYFGLYDSGRYWDTGDMSWEVEDNKYVIDEVWKKYGSKYKSFGGWYISGEISRATKGAIGAFHDMGKQCKDVSGGLPTFISPWIDGKKAVQASGSGLSKSDAVSVQQHEKEWNEIFDGIHDVVDACAFQDGHIDYDELDAFFSVNKKLADKYNMECWTNAESFDRDMPIKFFPIKFDKLRLKLEAAERAGYDKGITFEFSHFMSPQSAYAQAGHLYDRYKEYFGIK
- a CDS encoding TonB-dependent receptor: MKRKVKWGGRLFASFVCSLFLMSMHAQVSVTGTVSDSQNEPLIGASVLVKGTSNGAITDVDGKFLLKVPNSNATLVFTFVGYDKKEVALNGRRTLNVVLQENLKTIDEIVVVGYGTQKRASVTGAVSTMSDKEMMKAPVMGITNVVGTRVAGVTMLQTSGQPGSDAASLLVRGQSATYIVDGVQRSFNEIDPNEIESVSVLKDATSAAVYGLDASAVVIVTTKKGKAEKMRISYNGSYGVSQNANQIDWLDAPGYAYWYNQARIMDGDEAVFTSTQVQKMKDGVDGWGNTNWYKKVFDVGTNMHHNVSATGGNDKIHFFTSIGAFTQKGNVDKYNYDRLNLRSNVDAKLSNSLTFELGISGRVEMRDRPRYSADPDDWHNIPQQAVRALPYVPEKMTYQGKEYYTATPTASSPVSPIASINESGYYRSNNSYIQTNFSLKYDAPWLKGLSFKFMGAYDVSFQFIKSLALPFKTMLVSAPSSTTESLAYGLYTDNSGNTSLTESASRSTNVVTQSSVNFDRIFGKHKINAIAVAETRNSFGNSLGATGYGLDFVNLDELSKITNKTGSGTEKIPVVSGGSSQSRVIGFVGRVNYEFNDKYLAEVSVRRDGSYLFSGMNGSRWVNLPAVSLGWRINNEDWFNADWVDNLKVRGGIGKTATSAVSAYQYLDLMGVSTSQVVLGGASQSIVYASTLGNPNLHWAKCLTYNFGTDFSAWKGLLGVEFDVFYKYQYDLLSSIGGSYPPSMGGYYFTYANKNKVDYRGFDFTVTHNNHIGKFNYGVKWIGSYAKRRWLYVASDSQNTPDYCKLTGKEVGSQLGFISEGLFQSQEDIDNSATIVGAPVLPGYIKYKDRNGDGKISYAQDMGYVGKSAYPKFQSSLNLNGNWKGFDFDILFQAGLGRTVALTGVYSSTGSVGIMDNTAFTKLFYHGGNSPVFLPENSWTAENTKAEFPRLSLVTVSSNNAYSSTFWYRSGDYLRLKTFQIGYSLPQKLIKSVGANNLRFYVEGSNIWTLSELTKYNIDPEQPGVNNGYYPQQRTFSFGVNLTL
- a CDS encoding AGE family epimerase/isomerase, with protein sequence MDFKRLAKQYKDELLNSVLPFWLENSQDKEFGGYFTCLERDGSVFDTDKFIWLQGREVWMFSMLYNKVEKKQEWLDCAIQGGEFLKKYGHDGNYNWYFSLDREGNPLIEPYNIFSYTFATMAFGQLSLATGNQEYAEIAKKTFQIILSKVDNPKGKWNKVYPGTRDLKNFALPMILCNLALEIEPLLDKDFLNNTIETCIHEVMDVFYRPELGGIIIENVTTDGKLSDTFDGRLVNPGHSIEAMWFIMDLGKRLNRPDLIEKAKNTTLTMVNYGWDKEHGGIFYYKDRLGYPTQQLEWDQKLWWVHIESMISLLKGYQLTGSKECLEWFEKIHDYVWTHFKDPEYPEWYGYLNRRGEVLLSLKGGKWKGCFHVPRGLYQCWQVLEQLE